Proteins encoded in a region of the Macrobrachium nipponense isolate FS-2020 chromosome 39, ASM1510439v2, whole genome shotgun sequence genome:
- the LOC135210240 gene encoding uncharacterized protein LOC135210240, which produces MASTLMMGFKPLECGTCCNPFSKYYCPRILPCSHTFCSRCIDHVISNQKKCCPVCKEPFLAKSAAEVTINRNLLDVAEQLSSTQENDIQRQHQFLKSDTKREIYVVKTFRGKQKFAPVRICDVKQQICVDFLQEGELPQKSCILKLDSLIKVSSRRSFLELAYGNTYIGRISFKILDDGNKPLNFMHMFSADMGPSYFNSHILEVRQKGTAGENVRFGEYNLPEGKSCQAVLSGVNWKREGRRDIYKERLWKAGQVRGDMTFKCASLFWIVTKDGDVPKDKGFNDCFGIVEDGLEILKEVILRYPDIQNVRISNCGLLFAM; this is translated from the exons ATGGCTTCCACCCTGATGATG gGGTTCAAACCACTAGAGTGTGGCACTTGCTGTAATCCTTTCAGTAAATATTACTGTCCTAGGATTCTCCCGTGCTCACACACGTTTTGCAGCCGCTGCATCGATCATGTCATCTCCAACCAGAAGAAATGTTGCCCAGTGTGCAAGGAGCCCTTCTTAGCCAAGTCAGCAGCAGAAGTAACTATTAACAGAAACCTCCTTGATGTCGCAGAACAACTTTCATCCACACAG gagaaTGACATCCAAAGACAACATCAGTTCTTGAAAAGTGACACCAAAAGAGAGATATATGTTGTGAAGACATTCAGGGGAAAACAGAAGTTTGCTCCTGTCAGAATTTGTGATGTCAAACAGCAGATCTGTGTGGATTTTCTTCAGGAGGGAGAACTCCCACAAAAAAGCTGTATCTTGAAG CTCGACTCCTTGATTAAAGTGTCTTCCCGGAGGTCATTCCTGGAACTGGCCTATGGAAACACCTACATAGGGAGGATCTCATTCAAAATCTTGGACGACGGCAACAAACCGCTGAATTTTATGCACATGTTCTCGGCTGATATGGGACCCTCTTACTTCAACTCTCACATCTTGGAAGTGCGCCAGAAGGGCACGGCAGGTGAAAACGTCAGATTTGGAGAGTACAATTTGCCTGAAGGCAAATCGTGTCAGGCCGTGTTGTCGGGGGTGAACTGGAAGAGGGAGGGTAGGAGGGACATCTACAAGGAGAGACTGTGGAAGGCAGGCCAGGTCAGGGGAGACATGACTTTCAAGTGTGCCTCACTGTTTTGGATTGTCACCAAAGATGGCGATGTCCCCAAGGATAAGGGATTCAATGATTGCTTTGGTATAGTGGAGGATGGACTCGAAATACTAAAAGAAGTCATCCTGCGCTATCCAGACATTCAGAATGTCAGGATATCGAATTGTGGCCTCTTATTTGCCATGTGA